The following is a genomic window from Leptolyngbya sp. FACHB-261.
CAACGAGCGACATCTCTTTGGCATGAGCTGGAAAACTCAAGTTTCAAGGCTCCAAGTTTCAGTGTCCCAGGTTTCAGTGTCACAGGTTTTAATGCCCTGGAGCTTAAGGCTCTAGATTTTAATGCCCTGAGTTTTAATGCCCTGAGTTTTAAGGTAAGTATCAAGGCTACCCCGGTTGCCCTCGCCTGAGCTGCCCTTAGAATATGACTATTCGTCACGTTTGTCGATAGCATCATAAGCATGAACCGCTTGCTCTCTTCGTCAGCCGCCTTGCGTTGTCCACCCCGGCAGGCTCGCAGCCAGCAACGGCTCCAACAGATTCTAGATGCTGCTTTGGCGGTTCTCAGTGAGGTTGGCTACGAGGGTATGACGACTGAGGCAATTGCTCTCCGGGCTGGCACCTCTAAGGGGTCGGTGTACCGCTTCTTTCCAGACCGCGCTGCTGTTTTCGCGGCCCTCACCGAACGCTGGGCCGCCCACATGCGTCAACTATTTGCTACAGCTGTTGGGCCAGATGCGGCGCAGATGCCGCTAGCAGAGTTTGTTACTCGCACGATTGATGTTTTGGATCGTTTCTACACTTCACAGCCTGAATATCAGGCTATACCCATTCAAGTTCGCCTCTCCCCAGAATTGCAGGGCATATACAGTGAGCTGAACCGAGAGTTGGCCCAACAGCTAGCGGCTTTCTTTGCGCTGCGTCAGGCCGATTTACCTTTGACTAAACGAACATTAATGGCGCAAGTGAGTGTAGAAATGGTCAGTGCTGTGCAATTACTCTCCTTCACGCAAGAGCCAGTCATTCAGCAGGAGATGGTCAATGAAATTAAAAGTGCAATATTTAACTACTTAAAACCCCATTTTGAACCTGAATTAACTTGAAAAGGTTTTAAGTTAACGTCTAGAACTAACGTCTTGAATTAATATTATGGAGTTTTGCCTTGCTGCTGTAAGGCGCTGTTGAACTGCTCACCGACGTAGGTCAAAGAATCTTTCAAATGTTTGTGGAAGTAGTTCCAACCGAAGTCGGGGCCAGAAAGGCCATGTCCTCCTGGGAAGGCATAGAAAACATTGGCAACGTTCAGTTGACCCAGCGCTTGGTGAAAGGCTTAAGTAGAAGCGAGCAAGTCAGTATCGCTCTTGCCTGCATCCAGGTAGACGTGAATGCGCTTGAGCTCTGATGCAGGCAACTGTTGGACAAAGTCTTCAGGGCTATTCTGCGGACCAAACGGCTGCTGATCAGTGAAGGCTACGGGCCTAATCTGCCGGTCACAGGCTATTTCGGTGATGAAACGGCAGCTGCTGTTGAAAATTTTCAGCAAGCTGCGGGTTTAGCCCAAGACGGTGTTGTCGGTCCTGATACCTGGCAAGCGCTGATTGTGCCTACAGTAGCCAACTAGGACCCCAATTAGATCTGTAATAGTGAGGGAACTTCAATCCATGCATTGAGGTTTCCTCATTGTCTAGATCGAAGAAAACTTTGCTCAATTCTCATGCCAAGATAGCTTTAGCTCGAATCCTAACGGCCAGCCAGCCAATGAACAATAGAGCTAACAGATTTGATGGCTCGGGCACAGTTTTGACACTTGCCTGATTGGAGTTCACTTCTACAATCGTTAGCCGAGTCGCGCTAGCAAAACTACGTTGCAGAGAGCCTTTTACCGATGCCCCAGCAGATTCTTGCTTACTGCCAAAAGAC
Proteins encoded in this region:
- a CDS encoding TetR/AcrR family transcriptional regulator — its product is MNRLLSSSAALRCPPRQARSQQRLQQILDAALAVLSEVGYEGMTTEAIALRAGTSKGSVYRFFPDRAAVFAALTERWAAHMRQLFATAVGPDAAQMPLAEFVTRTIDVLDRFYTSQPEYQAIPIQVRLSPELQGIYSELNRELAQQLAAFFALRQADLPLTKRTLMAQVSVEMVSAVQLLSFTQEPVIQQEMVNEIKSAIFNYLKPHFEPELT
- a CDS encoding peptidoglycan-binding protein; its protein translation is MDKVFRAILRTKRLLISEGYGPNLPVTGYFGDETAAAVENFQQAAGLAQDGVVGPDTWQALIVPTVAN